aaggcaaagaagacgAGACCCCTGAAGAAGATGTCACTGCTGCACCACCAcaacttgaggatggggggcaagccacagttgacgatctcaaggagctcaacttggGCACAGAAGAGGAGCAAAAACCTATCTTTGTAAGTGCACTGCTAAGAGCAGACGAGATAGAGGAGTACTACCAACTGctatcagagtacaaagacgtcttcGCCTGGACTTACaaagaaatgcccggccttgaccctgtcatcgctgtgcatcatcttgcagtcaagcctagaacacgaccaataaagcaaactcaaaggcgatatcgatccgagctcattccaTAAATCGAGgcagagattgacaagctaatcgaagcaggattcattcgagaggtgcaataccccaagtggatctccaacatcgtcatcgtccttaagaaatctggacaaatacgtgtttgcgtagactttCGGGACCTCAACGACGCTTGTCCGAAGgacgacttccccttgccaatcattgaaatcatggtggacgcaaccactggccacgaggcactgtcattcatggacggctcttctggatacaatcaaattcgtatggctctcgaagacgaggaactaacagcattccgcactccaaaaggtatctactgttacaaggtgatgccctttggtctaaagaacgctggagctacatattaacgcgcaatgcagaaaatcttcaatgacatgctacacaagaacgtagaatgttatgtggacgatgtggtggtcaaaacaaagaaaagatcagatcacttgaaggatttgcgagtagtgttcgaaaggctgcgaaaatacaacctcaagatgaacccgttaaaatgtgcgtttggcgtctcctctggaaagttcctcggcttcattgtcaagcaccgtggtaTTGAAGTTGACCAATCaaaaatcaaggccattcaaagtatgcctgagccaagaaacctgcacgagctgaaaagtctacaaggacggctagccttcatcagacgcttcatctctaaccttgcagggcgttgtcaaccgttcagccgactcatgaagaaggatgttccgtttgtatgggacgaagcatgccacaatgcttttgaaagcataaaaaagtatttgtttagtccacctgtcttgggggcgcctgtgcccgggaaaccactcatattgtacatcgccgctcaagaaagttcagttggagcactcttggcgcaAGAGAATGAATCCAAGAAAGAATGAGCGCTTTACTACCTCAGCCGAACCCTCACCGGCGCCGAGTtaaactactccccaatagaaaagatgtgccttgccttggtgttcgccatccagaaactcaggcattacatgcatgcgtacaccatccacttggttgtaaaagctgacccggtcaaatacgtcatgtccaaacccgtcttgacagggcgactcgctaaatgggcgttgcttcttaaccaatatgagatcatctacgtcccagctaaagccgtaaAGGGACAAGCGCTGGCAGACTTTCTTGCCGATCACCCAATCCcagctgattggaaaatctcaaacgacttgcctgacgaggaagtgttctacatcgacatcttcccgacatggacgatgttcttcgacggatctgcacgagcagacggagcgggggcaggagtagtattcatgtcgccacaaaggcatatattaccttattcctttcaactaagcgaattatgctccaacaatgtcgctgagtaccaagcactgatcatcggactccaaatggcgatcaatatgggaatcacagcccttgagatatttggcgactccaagctcataatcaatcaactcttaactGAATATGGGGTGAAGAAAGATGATCTCATCCCATACTTTCGGCTGGCAACTCAACTGCTACAAGAGTTTGAGACTGTGACACTAGagcatgtgccaagaaaagaaaatcaaatggcagacgctcttgccaacctagcctcaagcatgacattaagagaagatgaagctgcagacgtgccagtctgccaaagatgggtgatccccctcgtcactgaaatgctactagatgatacaaatgtcatctcagtacttccagtcgatgttgaagaGTGGAGACAACCGCTGATCGATTACTTAgagcatggaaaacttccaGATGATCCTAAACACCGCTCCGAAATAagtcgacgagcacctcgcttcctctattacaaagaaacactctaccgacgctctttcgaaggagtacttctgagatgcctaggtgaggaataAGTTAATCAAggcatggaagaagcacactcaggcgtatgcggggcgcatcaatctggaccaaagctacatttccagctcaaaagaatgggctactactggccaagcatggtgaaggacTGCTTGGAatatgccaaaaggtgccaagcctgccaattccacgcaaacttcatacaccaaccacctgagccattacaccctacagttgcttcatggccattcgatgcatggggattggacgtcgtaggaccaattacTCCGAAATCATCTataggagaagcttacatcctagctgcaacagattacttctccaagtgggctgaagccatacccctaagggaagtaaaaaaggaaactgtcgtccgtttcatcaaggagcacatcatccaccgatatggagtgcctcgctacatcatcactgacaacggaaagcaattctccaaccgactcgtggatgagctatgtgagaaatacaagttcaagcagcataagtcttccatgtatcatgccccggccaacggtcttgcagaagcattcaacaaaacattgtgcaatctcttaaagaaagtgatcggccgaacaaagagagactggcacgaaagaataagcgaaacAGTTTGGGCATATCGGACGacacataggactcctacccaagctacgccttattctcttgtatatggcgtggaagctgttctaccgctcgaaagtcaaatcccctcactgagaatggctatacaagaaggcttgactgagaaggagaatgcaaagttgcgccttcaagagttggaagcactcgacgaaagaaggctcgaagctcaacaacacttggaatgctaccaagcacggctatccaaggcattcaacaagaaggtccgcccaaggtatttccaaactggagatctcgtcctcgcattgcgtaggcctatcgtcacaactcacaaaacgaaaagcaagttcacatcaaagtgggatggaccatacgtaatacaagaggtttacaccaacggcgcctacttaatcatggcagaagacggcttgaagattggccccatcaatggaagattcttggtctgcacgagcataaaaggcacaaaccaacgctcctggtctgcacgagcataaaaggcaacaccaacagctcctggcccgcaagagcataaactgtgtacggcaaaatcatcaaaaaaaaaaaatgcatctgaactacgttttgacttgatcttttccttggaggggtacgtaggcagctcgaacattaaatttcgagttcagtcacatcaaaataaaatttaaaaaaaaatgttttattaatgaaagccaatttcattacaagaaaaaaaaatacatatgtgATTACTAtgtatctaaaaaaaaaaaaaaaaatttatgtatttaaaaaaaaataatatgtgtatatataaataataataataataaaaaaaaagatttcttttatatacatatacatacatatatatatatatgtatgtatatccaTCAGCCCTCAAAAGGAGGCCACCCAGGCCCAAGCTCCACGCGTTTCCATCCAGGCCCAAGCTCATCGAAATTTCCGAGCTCTCCACCCAAATTCGGCCTCACACTCACCACCGCAACAATCAGAACCATGTAGCGGAGACTGCTCTCATCTTCTCCCTCATTACCCACTTCACCCATGTTTTCAACATTCAGACCAAAACCCACTTTCCCAATTCGAATCAACCCACGtcgtcatcttcttcttcgccCAGATCGGCCATTTATGCCGCAGGAATCTTCTTCGCCGCCGACAATTCAACCACCATCTCCGTCCCTACCTTCCCCTCCTTCGAACCCAACACCCTCAAAGTACCCATTTTCCAGTTCCAATTTTCCCCATTTTTCCCAACCCAACCCTACCTCTAGCAGCCCACGTTATGCTAAGGTGGAGGTCACCTCCATCACTGTTACTGAGGATGCTATCGTCACCTCCACTGCACTCCGTGAGTCCTAACCCTAGATTCCACCACGCTTCTTCAATTTCACCGCCCTCCAATCGACCTCCTCTGCCGCCACGGCATGGATAGATGGGATCATAAAGGACATCATCCACAGCTCCACCATCGTCACCAACACCGAGGGCCAGAGAACTACTCCGTCCATGGTGGCGTATACGAAGAACGGGGATAGGCTTGTGGGCCAGATTGCCAAACGACAGGCCGTTGTGAACCCTGAGAACACCTTCTTCTCTGTGAAGAGGTTCATTGGGAGGAGGATGTCTGAGGTGGACGAGGAGTCGAAGCAGGTCTCGTACAAGGTCGTAAGGGATGCGAATGGGAATGTCAAGACCGACTGCCCTGCTATCGGCAAGCAGTTCGCCGCTGAAGAAATTTCAGCTCAGGTGTTGAGGAAGCTTGTGGATGATTCTTCAAAGTTTTTGAATGATAAAGTTGGTAAAGCAGTGATCACTGTGCCTGCTTACTTTAATGACTCTCAAAGAACTGCTACAAAAGATGCCGACCGTATTGCTGGTTTGGAAGTTCTTAGGATTATAAATGAACCTACTGCTGCTTCTTTAGCATACGGCTTTGACAGGAAGAACAATGAAACTATCTTGGTATTTGACCTTGGAGGTGGTACTTTCGATGTTTCAGTACTTGAGGTTGGTGATGGTGTGTTTGAAGTGCTATCTACTTCAGGAGATACGCATTTGGGGGGCAAAACCGTCAACAGCACTAGGAAGACTTCATGAGTCATTGTTTGTGGAAGTGGGATGAATTTAGTGTTTCTGGGAACTGAGGTTGGTCCATGGAGTAAAACTGGTGGACTTGGTGATGTTCTTGGAGGCCTCCCACCGGCTATGGCTGCAAATGGGCATCGAGTGATGACGATTTCTCCGCGTTATGATCAGTACAAGGATGCATGGGGTACATAAGTCACAGTTGAGCTTAAAGTGGGAGATAAAACCGAAAcagttcgattttttttttcactgctACAAACGAGGAGTTGATCGTGTTTTCGTGGATCACCCATTGTTTCTCGAGAGGGTATAGGGGAAAACTGCATCCAAAATTTATGGTCCGGTCGCTGGAGTCGATTTCAAGGACAATCAACGTAGTTTTAGCCTTCTATACCAGGCAGCTCTAGTAGCACCAAGAGTTCTGAACCTTAACAGCAGCAAATATTTTTCTGGACCATATGGGGAAGAAGTTGTTTTCATTGCCAACGATTGGCACACCGCCCTGCTTCTATGCTACCTGAAAGCCATATATAAGCCTAAAGGCATATACAAGACCGCCAAAGTAGCCGTTTGCATTCACAACATTGCTTACCAAGGCAGATTTGCTTTCGCTGACTTTGCACTTCTCAATCTGCCCAATGAATTCAAGAGCTCGTTTGAATTCATTGACGGGTATGACAAACCAGTAAAGGGGAGGAAAATTAACTGGATGAAAGCAATAATCTTGGAATCAGACAAGGTCTTGACTGTTAGCCCATACAACGACAAAGAACTTCAATAAActgccgtcaaacgactagccggtagTGAAGCT
This genomic interval from Malus domestica chromosome 05, GDT2T_hap1 contains the following:
- the LOC139196022 gene encoding stromal 70 kDa heat shock-related protein, chloroplastic-like, with amino-acid sequence MYVYPSALKRRPPRPKLHAFPSRPKLIEISELSTQIRPHTHHRNNQNHVAETALIFSLITHFTHVFNIQTKTHFPNSNQPTSSSSSSPRSAIYAAGIFFAADNSTTISVPTFPSFEPNTLKIPPRFFNFTALQSTSSAATAWIDGIIKDIIHSSTIVTNTEGQRTTPSMVAYTKNGDRLVGQIAKRQAVVNPENTFFSVKRFIGRRMSEVDEESKQVSYKVVRDANGNVKTDCPAIGKQFAAEEISAQVLRKLVDDSSKFLNDKVGKAVITVPAYFNDSQRTATKDADRIAGLEVLRIINEPTAASLAYGFDRKNNETILVFDLGGGTFDVSVLEVGDGVFEVLSTSGDTHLGGKTVNSTRKTS